A genomic window from Paenibacillus sp. FSL K6-0276 includes:
- a CDS encoding IDEAL domain-containing protein, with product MIRLETQDILNISMKQIATIFKMKPLELRFVTDFQGEKYLLTNDKLHLSNQQYWAKVMECVFDDHVRPVLMCEVLYFLRNEFLESDIKICFSYDYAEDGNGGATATAEVLFNDSADLQPSEIAELIDFALTLQDKQWFHELTTKYKQLTA from the coding sequence CAGACTAGAAACGCAAGACATTCTGAATATTAGCATGAAGCAAATTGCTACTATTTTTAAAATGAAGCCGCTTGAGCTGAGATTTGTCACCGATTTTCAGGGTGAGAAATATCTCTTAACCAATGATAAGTTACACCTCAGCAACCAGCAGTATTGGGCAAAGGTTATGGAATGTGTCTTTGATGATCATGTTAGACCTGTGCTAATGTGTGAAGTGTTATATTTCCTTCGTAACGAATTTCTGGAAAGTGATATTAAGATATGTTTCTCTTATGATTACGCAGAGGATGGGAATGGAGGAGCCACCGCAACGGCTGAAGTATTGTTTAATGATTCAGCTGATTTGCAGCCGAGCGAGATTGCCGAGCTGATCGATTTTGCGTTGACCTTACAGGACAAGCAATGGTTCCATGAACTGACTACTAAATATAAGCAGCTTACAGCATAA